The following coding sequences lie in one Rhinolophus ferrumequinum isolate MPI-CBG mRhiFer1 chromosome 14, mRhiFer1_v1.p, whole genome shotgun sequence genomic window:
- the PENK gene encoding proenkephalin-A → MARFLRLCTWLLALGPGLLATVRAECSQDCATCSYRLTRPTDINPLACTLECEGKLPSLKTWETCKELLQLSNLQLPQDGASALRERSKQEENLVLAKKYGGFMKRYGGFMKKMDELYPLEPEEQANGGGILAKRYGGFMKKDVEEDDSLGNSSDLLKELLGTGDNRESSHYQEGSDDEEVSKRYGGFMRGLKRSPQLEDEAKELQKRYGGFMRRVGRPEWWMDYQKRYGGFLKRFADSLPSDEEGESYSKEVPQMEKRYGGFMRF, encoded by the exons ATGGCGCGATTCCTGAGACTCTGCACCTGGCTGCTGGCGCTCGGCCCCGGGCTCCTGGCGACAGTGCGGGCGGAATGCAGCCAGGACTGCGCGACGTGCAGCTACCGACTGACGCGCCCGACCGACATCAACCCGCTG GCTTGCACCCTGGAATGTGAAGGGAAACTGCCTTCTCTCAAAACCTGGGAGACCTGCAAAGAGCTCCTTCAGCTGTCCAACCTGCAGCTTCCTCAAGATGGCGCAAGCGCCCTCCGAGAACGCAGCAAACAGGAGGAGAACCTTGTGCTGGCCAAGAAGTATGGGGGCTTCATGAAAAGGTATGGAGGCTTCATGAAGAAAATGGATGAGCTTTATCCTCTGGAGCCGGAAGAACAGGCAAATGGAGGTGGAATCCTTGCCAAGAGATACGGGGGCTTCATGAAAAAGGATGTAGAGGAGGATGACTCCCTGGGCAATTCCTCAGACCTGCTGAAAGAGCTGCTGGGAACAGGGGACAACCGAGAGAGTAGCCACTACCAAGAGGGCAGTGATGATGAAGAAGTGAGCAAGAGATACGGGGGCTTCATGAGAGGCTTAAAGAGAAGCCCCCAACTGGAAGACGAAGCCAAAGAGCTGCAGAAGCGATATGGGGGCTTCATGAGAAGAGTTGGTCGCCCAGAATGGTGGATGGACTACCAGAAAAGGTACGGGGGCTTCCTGAAGCGCTTCGCTGATTCTCTGCCCTCCGACGAAGAAGGTGAAAGTTATTCAAAAGAAGTTCCCCAAATGGAGAAGAGATATGGAGGATTTATGAGGTTTTAA